The Candidatus Manganitrophaceae bacterium genome contains a region encoding:
- the speB gene encoding agmatinase, whose product MDRPGGWKSEQLWAGLNRPDAEIPDISIVGIPYDGAACYRAGAAEAPNRIRMLSAEIPPVLETREILKELVVRDNGNLQWTGDFVAAHPLIEEEITRRVTSSFVLTLGGDHSVSIPVFRAISRQANEKIALIYVDAHTDLSNRFRDSPYSNGCPLRRAMEEEQFSPDWTVLVGTRCFEMEGLQFIQDKKMKVFPAHEIVERGMQAVARDIIKQFEGLSNVYLSIDIDALDPAFAPGTGIPDGGGLSTRDLITLIRALDPLPLISADLVEVSPPLDHSDITSFAALRIIMEIFGLVERRRSLGKRISLM is encoded by the coding sequence ATGGATCGTCCAGGGGGATGGAAATCCGAACAGTTATGGGCCGGGCTGAATCGTCCGGATGCGGAGATTCCAGATATTTCAATCGTTGGAATCCCTTATGACGGCGCGGCCTGTTATCGAGCCGGTGCTGCAGAGGCTCCGAATCGTATCCGGATGCTCTCTGCTGAAATCCCTCCTGTCCTCGAAACCAGGGAAATCCTCAAGGAGCTCGTGGTTCGGGACAATGGCAATCTTCAGTGGACTGGAGATTTTGTTGCCGCCCATCCACTGATCGAGGAAGAGATTACAAGACGGGTCACTTCCTCGTTTGTCCTAACGCTGGGTGGAGACCATTCAGTTTCGATCCCGGTTTTCCGTGCGATCAGTCGTCAGGCGAATGAAAAGATCGCACTGATTTATGTGGATGCCCACACGGATCTCTCCAATCGCTTTCGTGATTCCCCTTACTCCAATGGCTGCCCTTTGCGTCGTGCGATGGAGGAAGAACAGTTTTCTCCGGATTGGACCGTCCTGGTCGGAACCCGTTGTTTCGAGATGGAAGGGCTTCAGTTCATACAGGACAAGAAAATGAAGGTCTTCCCGGCCCATGAGATCGTCGAGCGGGGGATGCAGGCGGTGGCCCGAGATATTATCAAGCAGTTCGAAGGCCTTTCCAATGTTTATCTCTCAATCGATATCGATGCCCTCGACCCGGCCTTTGCGCCAGGGACGGGAATCCCGGATGGCGGGGGTCTCAGCACCCGCGATTTGATCACCCTGATTCGTGCCCTTGATCCCCTTCCACTCATCTCGGCGGACCTGGTTGAGGTCTCTCCCCCATTGGATCATTCTGATATCACCAGCTTTGCCGCGCTCCGGATCATTATGGAGATTTTTGGCCTGGTCGAACGGAGGAGATCTCTTGGAAAACGGATCTCTCTGATGTGA
- a CDS encoding acetyl ornithine aminotransferase family protein has translation MRIFRKRPERLPGPYAKEWVARDHAVLSPSVTRSYPFVVESAKGCAMTDVDGNRFIDFTSGIAVTNTGHCHPKITRAITTQASRLIHMSGTDFYYPSEVVLAEGLVRISPGPGPKKVFFTNSGTESIEAAMKLTRYQSRRPYYRAFTGGFHGRSMGALSLTASKSSHRKGFAPLIPGVVHAPYPNPYRPFKGVSSQDSVEHTLYWIREIAFRQIVPPEEVAAIFVEAIQGEGGYIIPPTHFLKELSLLAKEFGILIVVDEIQTGMGRTGRMFASDHINFQPDVMTLAKGLASGLPLGAMVARSSLMDVWESGAHANTFGGNPIACEAALATIDLLETGLIQNAEKIGKFLLARLEIMKKDHRLIGDVRGLGLMIGIELVRDRETKEMAILERDRIVQRCFEKGLLTLGCGQNVLRFMPPLVISKKEAETALSLFEEALTEVEKEKVA, from the coding sequence ATCAGAATCTTCCGAAAACGTCCTGAAAGACTTCCCGGTCCGTATGCAAAAGAGTGGGTCGCCCGAGACCACGCCGTCCTTTCGCCTTCGGTCACGCGCAGTTATCCTTTTGTCGTTGAATCGGCCAAAGGCTGTGCCATGACCGATGTCGATGGAAATCGCTTCATCGATTTTACATCCGGTATTGCGGTAACCAATACCGGCCATTGCCATCCAAAAATCACCCGGGCGATTACCACCCAGGCCTCACGGCTTATTCATATGTCGGGGACAGACTTCTACTATCCCTCCGAGGTGGTTTTGGCTGAGGGACTTGTTCGGATTTCACCCGGTCCAGGGCCCAAAAAAGTCTTTTTTACCAATTCCGGGACAGAATCCATCGAGGCGGCCATGAAGCTGACCCGCTATCAGTCTCGGCGTCCCTACTATCGCGCGTTTACAGGCGGATTCCATGGGCGAAGCATGGGAGCGCTTTCTTTAACCGCAAGCAAGTCGAGCCATCGGAAAGGGTTCGCGCCTTTGATTCCGGGAGTCGTTCATGCACCCTATCCCAATCCCTATCGTCCCTTTAAGGGGGTATCGTCTCAGGACTCTGTAGAGCACACCCTTTACTGGATCCGAGAGATCGCATTCAGGCAGATCGTGCCTCCGGAAGAGGTGGCGGCCATTTTTGTTGAGGCGATTCAGGGAGAAGGCGGATATATCATTCCGCCAACGCACTTTTTAAAGGAACTTTCTTTGTTGGCGAAGGAGTTTGGTATCCTGATAGTCGTCGATGAGATCCAGACCGGGATGGGCCGCACCGGAAGGATGTTTGCCTCAGACCATATTAACTTTCAGCCGGATGTGATGACCCTGGCGAAAGGCCTTGCGTCTGGACTCCCCCTGGGGGCAATGGTTGCCCGGTCTTCTCTGATGGATGTATGGGAATCCGGGGCACATGCCAACACCTTCGGGGGAAACCCTATCGCGTGCGAGGCAGCCCTCGCGACCATTGATCTTTTGGAGACAGGATTGATTCAAAATGCGGAGAAGATTGGAAAATTCCTCCTGGCCCGACTGGAAATCATGAAAAAAGATCATCGCCTGATCGGAGATGTCCGTGGCCTTGGACTCATGATCGGCATCGAACTGGTCCGGGACCGAGAGACGAAGGAGATGGCCATCTTGGAGCGGGATCGGATTGTCCAACGCTGTTTTGAAAAAGGACTTCTGACCCTGGGTTGCGGTCAAAACGTGCTTCGCTTCATGCCCCCTCTTGTAATTTCCAAAAAGGAGGCGGAGACCGCGCTCTCTTTATTTGAAGAGGCCTTGACTGAAGTGGAAAAGGAGAAAGTCGCCTGA
- a CDS encoding Glu/Leu/Phe/Val dehydrogenase, with product MKGDGHEQVLFCSDPASGLQAMIAIHDTRLGPALGGCRMWPYPSFEAALSDVLQLSKAMTYKAAISGLPLGGGKSVIWGDPKKEKTPERLTAFARHVATLRGRYLVAEDVGIGLDDIEQIRKITPYVAGYSLEEGGSGDPSPATAYGVFCGMRACLQEVSGEDSFEGKRVAIQGIGKVGYALAALLHQEGVRLYVSDMDPERVAMASRDFGADPLLGHEIYRVDCDIYAPCALGGSINERTIPRLSCRIVAGAANNQLERPEVAAMLDAAHILYAPDYVINAGGLINIAEELTEYSKEKAYRKIAKIQPRLGNVFSLAKKASITSAEAANRLAVKRLEAGGNE from the coding sequence ATGAAGGGCGACGGGCATGAACAGGTTCTGTTCTGTTCTGACCCCGCTTCCGGACTTCAGGCGATGATTGCCATCCATGACACACGGCTTGGCCCTGCCTTGGGCGGCTGCCGTATGTGGCCCTATCCCTCGTTCGAGGCGGCGCTCTCTGATGTCCTTCAACTTTCAAAGGCAATGACCTACAAGGCCGCTATCAGCGGCCTTCCGCTCGGCGGTGGGAAGAGTGTCATTTGGGGAGATCCGAAAAAAGAGAAGACCCCGGAACGCCTGACGGCATTCGCAAGGCATGTGGCCACGCTGAGAGGGCGTTACCTGGTTGCTGAAGATGTTGGCATCGGTCTTGACGATATTGAGCAGATACGAAAGATTACCCCATATGTTGCCGGATATTCTCTGGAAGAGGGGGGAAGCGGCGATCCTTCTCCCGCAACGGCCTATGGGGTTTTTTGCGGGATGCGGGCCTGTCTCCAGGAAGTAAGTGGAGAGGATTCTTTTGAGGGGAAGCGGGTTGCTATTCAGGGAATTGGGAAGGTCGGTTACGCGCTGGCCGCATTGCTTCATCAAGAAGGTGTCCGTCTCTATGTCTCCGATATGGACCCTGAGCGGGTTGCGATGGCGAGTCGGGATTTTGGGGCCGACCCCCTCCTGGGGCACGAGATCTACCGGGTGGACTGCGATATTTACGCCCCCTGCGCCCTGGGCGGAAGCATTAATGAGCGGACTATCCCGCGCCTCTCCTGTCGGATTGTCGCCGGAGCGGCCAACAATCAACTGGAGCGCCCGGAAGTGGCCGCAATGTTAGACGCGGCGCATATTCTCTATGCCCCCGATTATGTCATCAACGCGGGTGGCTTGATCAATATTGCCGAAGAGTTAACGGAATATTCAAAAGAGAAGGCTTACCGAAAGATCGCCAAAATCCAGCCACGCCTGGGGAACGTGTTTTCTCTCGCGAAGAAAGCGTCAATCACAAGCGCTGAGGCGGCAAATCGATTGGCGGTTAAGAGATTGGAAGCGGGGGGCAATGAGTAA